TGTAGACAGGCAGGGAGTACTCGTCGCCGCAGAAGGGAGCCGCCCCGGAGTGGCATTTCCCCAGAACTTAGCAAAGCTATAGAAGTTATGGCCGCCAGTGCCGCCGCAAGAGCTGAGCTAGACCAGAAGATGTTCGATGAGCATTGTAGTAGAAAGCGTagtaaaggagaagaagaatccGATCAGACTGCATCCGTTTCATCATCTTCTATGGCAAGTAAATGTGTTAAGTTTCTAAATGACATCAACCCACCCCTGTCTATGGATCATTATGGGCTGGTAGCAGGGATTTTGATGCATAAGGATGCGTAGGAGTTCTTACTTACAATGCCACCGGAACGCAGAATTGGTTGGATCCACAGGTTGAAGTGATGTAGCGTAGGACAATGCTACATTGAGTTTATCTTGTTTAGTTTTTAAACTATCTATGTTTACATTTGATGCGGCCGGCTTATgcttttatttatattcttcTACTGCTGAtgacatttttctatttaagagTTTATTTGTATGATATGCAATTTGATTTAATTCATTTTGCATATGACATTTAAATTGCAACTTGCCAAATATTattgtctttatattatttttgtgccACCATATAATTTAGAGGTTATATATTAACTGGCTCATGGACACTAttcttctaaatattttattatatattcacTACAATATTAAGCCCATAACctttttgaatataatgattGACATGGCAAAGTGTTGTTAACCTAATTATTTGATATAGCGCAGGATGGAAAGAGAAAGTAGTTCAGATAATGAGCCCCAGGTGGAGGCCAATTTAACGACTAAAGGTGCATCGAGTAGTGACTTCGATCAAACGTGGGACGAATACCAAGAATGGAGGAGGCAAGATAACACATATTTGGATCATATGGCTCTTCTATTGGCTGCCGTAGAAGAGGAGGAATCTATAGGGCAAGTGGTTGAGCGAATGCCGCAGCATAACATTGGCTTACGCGGACGAGAGTATATAGTCGCAATCCTTAATGGACATCCCAAGAATTGTAAAAATATGTTCCGAATGGAAGTTTATGCATTTCAAGCATTATGCAATACATTACGCACGGATTCCATTCTGGAATCGACAAGAGAGGTTTCTGTAGAGGAAGCCGTTGCAATGTTTGCATTTACCGTCGGACATGGGACAGTTCAGCAAGTCAAAGGTGACCGGTTTCAACATTCAAGTGAAACCATTAATCGACATGTTGGCGCAGTGATGCGAGCACTATGTCGCCTTGCACCCCAGGTGATTGCACCTACACATGTTGATGGGGTGGCGCCTTATATTGAAGGCAATCCCAGACATTATCCATGGTTTGAGGTAAAAAATTCATACTCTGGGTCAAGGAAAGCGATATGCAGTTGACACTGTTATAGTGTAGTCGGTCTAATAGCATATCAGCAATTTGTGAAAtcacaattttcattttttgattgCAGAAATGTTATGGAGTAATTGACGAGACTTATATCGACGCATGGGCGCCCGCCGAGGCAACTAATGCTTATATATCTCGGCATCATCGAGTTAGCCAAAATGTGCTGGCAGCCTGTGATTTTGATATGAGATTCACGTTCATATACGCTGGGTGGGAGGGCACTGCCCATGATGTGCGCATATTTATGGATGCATTGACTCGTCCAGGGATCAATTTTCCATGGCCTCCTAAgggtaaaaattatataaaaattatttcatgttGGGCTAATATTTCGTAAACATTATTGatgcttttaatatttttcaggtTATTATTACTTAGTAGATTCCGCCTATCCATGTATCCTAGGATTTTTGCCCCCATATCCTAGGGTGCGATATCATAGGTCTGAACGTCACAGCAACCGTTCATTTCATGGATATCAGGATTATTTCAATTACCGGCATTCTTCCCTCCGGAATGTTATTGAGCGGAGTTTCGGTGTGTTGAAAAAACGATTTCAAATTTTGCGATCAATGAACCCATACAAGCCAACAAATCAATGATATATTGTTGTAGCATGTTGTGTCATACACAACATTATTCGCATGATTACACCTGATGATCACATTTTTCGTCAATTTAGCAATCCGAATCATTATGAAGGCCAGACAAATGTAGATAACTCGAATCATATATTGCATACTCCTGACATGTCATCTGGGGCGGCACAAGCCATGGCTGCAACCAGGGAATCTATCGCACAACCTATGTGGGCACATAGGAGTGCAAATTGatagttgtaatatttttcaTCGTATTGTATGACGCTTTTTGTACGTGTCGAACATGTTTTGAAAATTGGAAGTTTTGTGTTgtaatatataggtaatttTTATTACTAATTCAATGTTGGGTGGAGAAATATGTTGAAGCTAGAATATTGGCTTTTATGACTTTTATGAGAACACTGGtagtaaaaaaattgataatggGTGGAGCATGAGAATATCATCTtcataattgaaataaattatattttttacgagtatttttaattaaaaaatttccgTTCCCGAGCCTTATTTAAAATGAACAACCTTTTGACAATGATatgcaaaattttaattaaataattattggtgtggaaaaaaatatttattataatttacattaatttatttaataaagtttATCTATgtgaaaataagatgaaataactCACCTGCAAGTTGTGATCATAATATATAGCCAAAGTTAAGAACAAAATGGAGACATAAAAATGGTTTGTAGGAATAATAAGttggtattatatattttatttaaaaattttatttaaataaatttctgtaaaaaaagcttgtgagaaattaatttttaaaggtgttagaaattatttatcataataattgtgtttataaatacaaaatttaaataaaatcaatatttcactatcattattaataaaatcaattattgaTGGGACCCACacctttttcaacttcctaCTCAAAAGTCAACAActcaacatacttcatacatccAAACACATCAAAGTCATTTCAATGGGATCCACAAACTCACTTCATCTCTATTCACAACTCTTCTCAATTATCTTCAACACCCAAACGCAACCTAAGAGGAAGCCTAGTGGAAACTTGGCTTTTAAATCCATCATCGCCCAAAAAAtgtctaagaaaaaaaaaacataactaaaatCTACAACCAGAGGTCAAGAAACTTCTAAACCCATACCTTAACTTTCAAAACCCATTGCCACAGTTGTGGGCCGAGAAACTTTGAGATCTTGAAGAACTTTTGAGAGCCTTGGGTTGATCTTTTGACTTCAAGAGCCCTGGATTGATCTTTCAACTTCAAGACAAATCGGAGTATGAAATAAGAGAGAAGATGGAGCTAGTTAGAAGAGAAACTACTTGAGAAGAGataagagaggaggaagagaaaagaagaagcgAGAATAGACAACATGGAGGTGGAAGTATGAGAAAGCCAAGAGGCGAAGAGTAAAATGAGGaaattaggtttttttttttttgtacttttatATCTTGGCGTAGTGGACGAGTGGGTTAAACCGGATGGGTTTTTGGTTGTGCGTTCAGGTATTGGGTAATTACTCGGCCCAAACTATTTACATTTggaaaaaaggttaaaaattccaaaaatctaaaacaaagaAACTGTTCGGGTACTTTTATTCAGGTTGGGTTGGGAAATCTAGTCGGGTTGGGTACATGGATATTGTGTACAACCCTACTTGATACTATTCATCCACGTAAATATTTTATACCTATcgctcttcctctctctttgttatttatttttctctctcttttcatttatttcctttattattattattattattattattattattattattattattattattattattattattattattattattttctgttttttatatattttatttttaaatgaattagataagaaatttgaaaaagttattggATGGTATTAGGGGTGAGACTCGGCCGGTCCAGTCTAGATCGAAAAAATCGACCAAACCAGTCATTTTTAGATTGGACCAAATCCGAATTGGGTTCGGTTTAGTCTAGTCTAATTTTGAGAGGACCGAATTCATTCATTCCGGTCTCGGTTCAAGGGTTTTTCATTCTAGACCAGACTgaatgaaaaatagaaaaatagataatttatatatatatattatttatataaatgattgtataaattaattatataatttttgtataattattaactactactaattttataattatatactaatactaatatttatactaatactaatagtctaatatgatataaaaaaatactaataatctgatatagactatagttatactaaatcactataagtaatactaatatataactttactaatagtttattattaacactattatatagttatactaatcatagaaataaaagtgtgacgcccccaaatccccacacacgatcacgggaaaatcgagacgtccggatgatgatatcacgggtcatcatcctatcgacgtgtgccaagtgtgtgaaaaagcgacgaatgtgcacgagaaatacgcagcgaaaagcaagtcaataactaagtaccagaattttttttgtttaatacaaaactattcaaaacatacataaataaatattacaggacacaaacataatttttttatacaaaaaacaaaacataacatcagtatcccggcggagccgcatcctcgggctcagcctcctcctcctcatcctcgatctctgcaccaaaatctacggtaccaaaaatggtgccgcaggtaagtaaacttcaaacaccactagataaaaccatataaaactcaaataacatggatgcaagaaaagccaatgcacatgtcccgcaaaaccacatttttaccacgtacgccaaaaacccatttggctcataaaaacatatctttaaaaccaagcctcgccattatcccagataatggaccaaaccaccattttcccagaaaatggatcaaaagtctcaaaaccaaatctcgccattttcccagaaaatggcccgcatccgaaaaccataaaaacgatccaattatgcatgcaccatgatctcccctagggatcatccgcacaccctggctctgtgccacaccgcaggtaacgactacgcatgtgacacctaaacgagcgatgcctagactcgcgcccagcgcgtacctggccagcccatcctctagccctcgccagcgaagggccacagagtcgatgagtagagcgatgcccagactcgcgcccagcgcgtacctggtcgggccatcctctagccccgctcccgtcgtcgcccagcgacaactcaggggacttcattcagtattatccactcccgagtgactagaggaactccaccgagataataacccatcccggcttgggctcgtgagacacacgcacccgaaaatccattcacgccagcaaaacaggatttctcaaataaaaataaaatgcacgtgcatgcaccatgtaaatgcaatttcaatgcacaaaacaatcaacgaaccataaatcaataaatcaagcaactccgtcctccatccatccgacccccgaactcctcggactcagtccggaatcaaccaaccagcagcaataatttattgtaagagcaaaatatatttaaatctaaaagtagggtttggaaaatacttacagcgctatatagtattttttgaaagctcgcggcgttgcaaacggcggaggaaaagcaacgtaacagtgtaatttacactatggccgtgggttgtaaaatacccacttttgaacggggacaaaccaaggctcgggattgatagggaatggccttgagatatttatgaaactaaggaaaatgagttttggccgtgggtggtggtggaaatggcgatcgaaggccaaaaagggactgaacggagttgagctcgtgagagctgctccggcaacggatcgaggccggaaatggatggtttaggtcggcaagaggtaggggaagaagctgtgaaaagatggtggccggaggtggtgcgacgacgccggaaacggtgaaaaaccatatggcttggaagagctcgtggcggctaacggtggctcggatggaggtgaaacttggtgggggtgttcgccggtgagaggggaagaaaactgggtgggtggtgtaggccacgccgccggcgagcggcggttctggacTGCGAAAGCAATCGGCGACaagggcaaaaacagagcaggtgcagcgacttccagCAGCTCTcaaaggctaacggctggtccgatggctctgaaaattggtggggatgatctatggtggaaggggaagagaatagtggtggcggtgcactaaacggtggctggacggcggagaactggccggtcaaagtggcggcgacgggaaggagaaaagagaggagctgcgcacagggagagggggaaaacgagaagaaaaagaagaagaaaaaaagaagaaaagaaagaaaagaagaaaggaaaaggaaaaagggaaaaagaaaaaaagaagaagaaatgaggtccaatcctcacctctagagtccaacaactgatccaacgaaaataagtttaaaagcaataaaactaagaaaatattttaaacacaacgtaaagctaaaatataataattaactagtaaaaacaaactatttaattttaaatccaaagacaagctaaaataaattaaacagcaatttaaattcaacagcaattaaaatccaattaaaatctgataatttaaaatgaaagaaatattatattaattaaattaaaatattccttcagtgaaaatacacataaaaacaggGTGTCACAaaaagtattactattatttaacatagtattatatttatactaatatatatactattatctaataactattactatatactagactaatagtattatatttattctaatatatatacacatcatagtatactatattaaaaaaatgctcaatatgcattaattatcaaaatacattaatatactCTAAGTTAGTAACAAAGTagcaattaacatcatcaatataattttaataagttattttttaatgagttaattaaataatctacattaaatagtttatttttctctcaagtttttattttagtatttttggcttaaaattagataaattgtTAGTAAATTTTTACTGttgatatgaaaaatatgagATATAAAAATTGGGCCATTGACCCATTTGGAGCAGAGTTAGACTAAACGAACCGACTGGGCCGGACATTCCCAAATGAGATCGGACTACTTAAGTCCTTAGGTTGTTCAATCTGATCCAGGGTGAAAAAACTCTAGACTTAATATGTCCGGTTCGGTCCACAAAATCTCCTAAAATCGAACCAAACTGGATTGAACTCTCTCATAGATGATACTTTGAAAAAgttgttaattaaaatagaaaataacagGATTGAATtagttattttagataaaaaaaaaaatatagataaaaactAGGAACGACAAAAATTAGGCTAGTTTAGATtctgagataagataaaatgattttagatgaaagataaaaattgattaaaatattgttagaatatttttttaatattattatattttgagtttaaaaaaattaaattatttattatattttatataaaaatttaaaaatattataaaaataaaataaaataaaataagatgaaatattttgtaaatccaAACGGTATTGATTTATTTGGTTTGAGTTCAAACTTCATCTTACATAATATAAACGGGCACCAAAACGTTGTCGTGTCGTGTCCTTCCAACCCAAGTCTTGCGTTCTATACGAAGTTTCGAACTCACTCCTGGATAACATCCGCAAGTCCACAACAAAGCAGCTCACAAGATCCCTTCAGATCCTTCAATATCTGTCAAGAACTGTTTGTGTTCTCTCTGTATAAATATTTGCACATATTGACCAATTCTGATTTAATCTTCCAAAGAATCCGATTTTGCAAATCGAGTCGACGGTTTGATTTCTAGGGTTTCGGAGCCTCCGACGTCGCTTCCTCGATTTCTGCTGCAATTGTGGTGTTAATGTCGGTTTGAAATGTGTGGGATCGTGATCTGGGGTTCGTAAAGGTCTTGTCTTTACCTTCAAGTGCATGAAGATTTGGTGCTTCTGTCTATGCTTTACCAGGGAAGAAGAGGACGACAGGGAAGAATTAGGAGAGGAAGATAAAGGGGAGGCTATGGCGGAAAACGTTTTCCGAGATAAGGACGATCCTGTGGGCAGAATCAAGAATGAGGAGGAACCCGAGCAACTAGGGTTCGCGGGGAATGGTCGCGGGCTGGATGAGCAGCTGAGACTGTTCGAAGACGATGCTGTTGCAATACGTGATGGGGCTGCACATTGGGAGGGGGCGGCGCACGCCGGTTCGCTCTTCTCGTGGTTTGGAAGCTCGCGAGGCTCCGAGGGAGAGGCTAGCTCGGCTTCGGCGACTGGTGGTGTCGAGGATCGTGGGCATGATTATCACCATAAGCGCTTCAAAGCTCACTCTGATTCTCAGTGAGTCTCTCATCTCACTTTGTTTGCATGCGTGTGTAGCTGGGTGAATTTACATGTATTTTGCTTCATTCCCTCGATGAATTTCATTTCGTTGGAATCGAACCTCGTTCTGACTGTAATTTTAATGATCTTTTTGCATCTCCATTTGTGGTTGGAGTTGGCAGGAAGATTAGGAGGGCAGTGAGTGTATATTCTGCGATTATAGTTAGAAAAACAGCTTGTTTTGGCGATGATCGTGCTTGATATCACAATGGTCGCGTTTTAAGTGTAATTGTATGGCTTTATTGTGGAATGttactttcattttctttgatgcAGGCGTTACTGGTATTTTAATGGGGATGCAATGTGCTCTCTCTAAAGAGTATTGGAAGTATATAtatggttttaaattttggtgcattaaaattaaaatgtagcATGCTGCTAATTGTTGAGagttttgtatattaataaaatgatctTATATGTAAAAAAACTTATTGTGCATTTTGTATAATTATCCACAACAGAGGACGTGAGTTGATATTTATGCTACATAAACTTGCTCTGCCTTAAAGATTTGACATTATATCCCACGATTATCACACTAGGCTCTCTTTTGTATACTCCCTatatacttgggctttgcctatttacgtggatcaataaaatcttttacctaaaaaaaaaaataaaataaaattctgggGCTCTGGATTTTGTGATTAAATTGTGCCATTCAATTACGGTCTGATATAAGGTTGAAGTGAGTGCCCGTGTTTCATTGGAGCGCATTGAAGGTAGTCCCTTTTGGTCAGGAAGTGTTTCAGTCTTGTTCTTATGTAAAGTGGATGTGCACTCATCTATGTATCTCATGCGCTGTCCACCCATGCATATGGTCGATAGATCATGCCTTCAATGGGCCTTGCGAATTTGTGATGCTTGCAAATGTGTGAGTGCTACTATTTTCCCAATGGGAACATGGTGGAAactaaccccaaggggttggcccaagtggtgaaggtcttggtcttggggtatcactcccttcaaggtccaaggttcaaaaCCTCTTGGTTGCAAACAATcttttggggccacaccccctggtgaaaagctccgagggtgcggtgcatGGGACCGGAGTTTACTCTACAGGGGTTTACTCCACCGAGAGATTTGAACACCGTCTGAATTTGATATCATGATTTGCGTATTGCATAAGTTATTCAAGAATTGACTTCTGGTTTTGACTTGGATATGCATGCTATATATGTTGAATGCTTGCATGATGAAAACCTTTTATTGCAGTGACTGTCATTTCCCTCTGGTTTTGACTTGGATATGCCTGCTATATATGTTAAATACCTACTTGATGAAAACCTTTTATTGCAGTGACTATCATTTCCCAACTTCAGTGGCTTCAAATGCTGGAAACTCTAGGTCATCTGCAGAGAGAGTTTACCATTTTAGTCAGGGATCTTCAATTCCACCTGAgaatcagttattttatcattcaCTGACCATGACTGATGGTGGTGATGAGAATCCCTCTGAATCTAGTGATGGGAAAGATGATGGAGATGAGATTGGCTCTCTAAAAACAGAAGATTTTGAAGTTCGGATGGATCTTACGGATGATTTACTCCATATGGTATGCATTTCCTAAGACTTTTTGGAAATTCTCATTATCACTTGCCTTcgattttttaatcattttagtGTCTTTTTCATCCAGGTTTTCTCTTTCTTGGACCACATCAATCTTTGTCAAGCAGCCAGAGTGTGTAGGCAGTGGCGAGGAGCTAGTGCACATGATGATTTCTGGagatgtttgaattttgagaacAGGAACATATCTATAGAACAATGTGAGTTTTGATATGATTTTGTATACTCCTGTTACATTTTTAGTTCTTAGTTCAAAAAATTGGATGGCGGGCACAGGATAAAGAATATGGATTTATGAGACTTTGTGAACTGGTATTTATCTATGTTTTGGTGGG
This is a stretch of genomic DNA from Carya illinoinensis cultivar Pawnee chromosome 15, C.illinoinensisPawnee_v1, whole genome shotgun sequence. It encodes these proteins:
- the LOC122296751 gene encoding uncharacterized protein LOC122296751 produces the protein MERESSSDNEPQVEANLTTKGASSSDFDQTWDEYQEWRRQDNTYLDHMALLLAAVEEEESIGQVVERMPQHNIGLRGREYIVAILNGHPKNCKNMFRMEVYAFQALCNTLRTDSILESTREVSVEEAVAMFAFTVGHGTVQQVKGDRFQHSSETINRHVGAVMRALCRLAPQVIAPTHVDGVAPYIEGNPRHYPWFEKCYGVIDETYIDAWAPAEATNAYISRHHRVSQNVLAACDFDMRFTFIYAGWEGTAHDVRIFMDALTRPGINFPWPPKGYYYLVDSAYPCILGFLPPYPRVRYHSNPNHYEGQTNVDNSNHILHTPDMSSGAAQAMAATRESIAQPMWAHRSAN